DNA sequence from the bacterium genome:
GATCTGCCGGGGAGTTACGATGCGTTCATCGGTCATAACCGAATTCCAAATTTGAATTTTAAAATTACCCTTTTCTCCCACTCAGTTCTTTCAGACATTCCCTGATGATTCCCTGGAAATCTTTAGGCCCGTCTTCCCTTTCCAGAACATTCCTCACGGTTTTACGTCCCTGGGAGCTCTGGTAGCCGAGGTTGGCCAGGGCGGACAGCACGTCGGAAAGAAGTTGTTCGTCCACACCGGTGATCACGGACCCGCCGGTGTCAGATAAGGGGCCTACCTTGTCCTTGAGCTCGAGAACGATCCTCTCGGCAGTCTTCTTCCCCACACCCGGCACGGTGCTGATCCAGGCGGAATCCTCACGGGCAATGGCGGTTTTCAGATCGGACGGTTTCAGCCCGCCCAGCAGCGCGATGGCCACCTTGGGTCCGATCCCCTTGACCTGGACCAGGAGGTTAAATAGATCCTTCTCCTCAGCCTGGCTGAACCCGAAAAGGGTGAAGGCGTCCTCGCGAACCACCGTCACCACGTGCAGGGAAACCTCCTCACCACCCTCGGGGAGGTCCACGAGGGTGTTCAGGGACACGAACAACCGGTACCCCACAGCTCCGGTGTCCACGATGACCGTCCCGGAAGGGTCTTTCACGGCCAGTTTACCTTTGATGAGGGCGATCAAGGGGTTGTCCTCTCCCGGCAGTTTGTCTGAAATTACAGAATACCTTTTCCAGGAGATTGTCAGGATCTTGAGACAATCTCCTGGTGCCATTGAAAATGTGTCAGCGCGGTTGCCAGGGCGTCGGCGGCGTCTGTAGGCGGCGTCTCCACCAGTCCCAGGGATCTGACAACCATGTGCTGTACCTGCTCCTTGGAAGCTCTGCCGTAACCGGCCACCGTTTCCTTTATCCTGGTCGCGGCGTAAGGGTAAGTGTCGAGTCCGCACCTTTGGCACACCAGGATGACGACACCGCGGACGTGACCCAGCTGCAGAGCGACCCGGCTGTTCCTGGCGGTAAAGATGTTCTCGATGGCGAGGCAATCAGGGGAGTGTTCCCTGACTACCCCCTCGATGGCATCGGCGATATGGAGTAGGGAGTGTTCCAGGGTATCTTCCCCGTTCGTCTTGATCAGACCGTATTCGAGGACTTTCTGTGATCTGCGATCTCCATCGAGGACGGCATACCCGGTGGATCGCAGGCTCGGGTCTACACCCAGAACTCGCATTAAGGACTACATCTTCTCCATGATATCATCGGAAATATCAAAGTTGGCGTATACCCTCTGGACGTCATCGTTGTCCTCGAGGGACTCCACCAGCTTGAGAGTCTGCTCTGCCTGCTTTTCGTCCAGGTTGATCGTATTCTGCGGGATCATG
Encoded proteins:
- the ruvC gene encoding crossover junction endodeoxyribonuclease RuvC; the encoded protein is MRVLGVDPSLRSTGYAVLDGDRRSQKVLEYGLIKTNGEDTLEHSLLHIADAIEGVVREHSPDCLAIENIFTARNSRVALQLGHVRGVVILVCQRCGLDTYPYAATRIKETVAGYGRASKEQVQHMVVRSLGLVETPPTDAADALATALTHFQWHQEIVSRS
- the ruvA gene encoding Holliday junction branch migration protein RuvA, which translates into the protein MIALIKGKLAVKDPSGTVIVDTGAVGYRLFVSLNTLVDLPEGGEEVSLHVVTVVREDAFTLFGFSQAEEKDLFNLLVQVKGIGPKVAIALLGGLKPSDLKTAIAREDSAWISTVPGVGKKTAERIVLELKDKVGPLSDTGGSVITGVDEQLLSDVLSALANLGYQSSQGRKTVRNVLEREDGPKDFQGIIRECLKELSGRKG